The following are encoded in a window of Psilocybe cubensis strain MGC-MH-2018 chromosome 4, whole genome shotgun sequence genomic DNA:
- a CDS encoding Calcineurin subunit B, whose amino-acid sequence MNIPNFSDGSGSIDREEFLQIPQIATNPLASRMIAIFDEDGGGTVDFQEFVGGLSAFSSRGGREEKLKFAFNVYDVDRDGYISNGELFLVLKMMVGNNLKDQQLQQIVDKTIMEADQDGDGKLSFEEFAQTVANTV is encoded by the exons ATGAACATCCCCAACTTTAGCGACGGGTCTGGATCTATCGATCGCGAAGAATTCTTGCAAATTCCTCAGATTGCGACCAATCCTCTTGCATCCCGAATGATTGCCATCTTCGACGAAGA TGGTGGAGGTACAGTTGACTTCCAGGAGTTCGTCGGTGGTCTCAGCGCTTTTAGCAgtagaggaggaagagaagagaaactCAAAT TTGCCTTCAATGTATACGATGTCGATAGGGACGGTTACATCTCTAATGGGGAACTCTTCCTTGTGCTCAAAATGATGGTCGGGAATAACCTGAAG GACCAGCAGCTTCAACAAATTGTCGATAAAACAATCATGGAGGCTGATCAAGATGGTGATGGCAAGCTAAGCTTTGAGGAGTTTGCTCAGACAGTAGCCAACACAGTATGA
- a CDS encoding tRNA modification GTPase MnmE, whose protein sequence is MSKVNQVRGRHSLSRRTIGPPLHILHELRSYIGHTVNTDLQTNRGMKTYILCFETKKKEAQTEVEEDKNQELNDKLSIGIDGRGTAAHSSSKSGRHQFSPLSIPYPIYCDRNFSNLVATTAQKETIYALSTPAGKGGVAIVRISGPDALEVWKSMLHSHGTNKPLREPTPWKLQRCRILHPEDGSLIDDGLAVYFRAPYSYTTFPTVELHIHSGRALISALLSALSSFPQLRPAEPGEFTRQALLGGRLDLTQVEGLHDLIEADTEVQRVWALGGAGGETRSEYDALRNKIIHCLSQIEALIDFGEGEDIEAGVYAQAQIEASELLVTIQKHLSDSRRGELIRSGIKMAIFGPPNAGKSSLFNYLANRQAAIVTPIPGTTRDVLELTLDIGGLPVVVADTAGIRATQDTVEVIGVQRGISAVKAADVSVCVLPLPEALAAFDNGKPIIPEDIQNHVTSSTYFLFNKTDLVSDRDNQDVRAVYRSNGLAGRAWSASLTDGKGTHAFVQGLSTALKSQFEIDDLKHHAPLITRARHRVHLESACRFLEAFLALPPEDVVLAAEELRYAAQAVGRVTGVIGVEDVLDALFRDFCIGK, encoded by the exons ATGTCAAAGGTTAACCAAGTTCGTGGACGTCATAGCCTATCTCGACGAACAATTGGACCGCCTCTCCATATCCTCCATGAACTGCGAAGCTATATTGGCCACACAGTCAATACAGACCTACAAACCAATCGCGGAATGAAAACGTAC ATTCTATGCTTTGAAActaagaagaaagaggcccAGACAGAGGTGGAAGAAGACAAGAATCAGGAGCTGAATGATAAGCTTAGCATCGGCATTGACGGTCGTGGGACTGCAGCCCAC TCGAGCTCGAAATCTGGCCGTCACCAATTCAGCCCACTGTCTATTCCATACCCTATATACTGCGACAGAAATTTCAGCAACCTGGTGGCGACCACTGCACAAAAGGAAACCATATATGCCCTGTCAACACCTGCTGGGAAAGGTGGAGTCGCCATTGTACGCATCTCAGGGCCTGATGCTCTAGAGGTTTGGAAGAGCATGCTACATTCTCATGGCACGAACAAACCATTACGAGAACCCACTCCATGGAAATTGCAACGATGTCGAATTCTACATCCAGAGGATGGATCTTTGATAGACGATGGTTTAGCTGTATATTTTCGAG CTCCTTACTCATACACAACATTTCCAACTGTGGAACTACATATTCACTCCGGCAGAGCGCTGATTTCTGCACTTCTTTCTGCACTTTCCTCGTTTCCACAGTTGCGGCCCGCGGAGCCAGGAGAATTTACACGACAAGCACTTCTTGGAGGCCGCCTTGATCTTACCCAAGTCGAGGGCCTGCACGACCTAATTGAAGCTGACACTGAAGTGCAGAGGGTCTGGGCATTGGGCGGAGCTGGG GGAGAAACTCGATCTGAGTATGACGCTCTGCGAAACAAGATAATCCATTGTTTATCCCAAATAGAAGCCTTGATAGACTTTGGAGAAGGTGAAGACATAGAAGCAGGGGTATACGCACAAG CACAAATTGAAGCTTCGGAGCTTCTTGTGACAATCCAAAAGCATTTATCAGATAGCCGACGCGGAGAACTGATTCGTTCTGGCATAAAAATGGCTATTTTTGGCCCCCCAAACGCAGGGAAAAGCAGTTTGTTCAATTACTTAG CTAATCGTCAGGCAGCAATTGTTACGCCCATTCCAGGAACAACCCGAGATGTACTGGAGCTTACACTTGACATTGGGGGATTACCTGTCGTCGTGGCTGACACAGCCGGTATTCGAGCAACACAAGACACCGTAGAAGTTATCGGTGTGCAACGAGGAATCAGCGC AGTCAAAGCTGCCGATGTATCTGTTTGTGTCCTTCCCTTGCCTGAAGCTCTAGCAGCGTTCGACAATGGGAAGCCCATAATCCCAGAAGATATTCAGAATCATGTCACATCATCGACCTATTTTCTATTTAACAAGACTGACCTAGTAAGCGACCGAGATAACCAAGATGTACGAGCTGTATACCGCTCCAATGGCTTGGCAGGTAGGGCATGGAGCGCTAGTTTAACCGATGGCAAAGGAACCCACGCGTTTGTGCAGGGTCTCTCCACGGCTCTTAAATCTCA GTTTGAAATTGACGATTTAAAACACCATGCTCCCCTCATAACACGTGCCCGGCATCGAGTGCACCTGGAATCAGCGTGCAGGTTCCTGGAAGCTTTTCTCGCTTTAC CCCCTGAAGATGTTGTGTTGGCTGCTGAAGAGCTGAGGTATGCTGCCCAGGCAGTTGGGCGTGTCACTGGTGTTATTGGTGTTGAAGATGTTTTGGACGCCCTTTTCCGTGACTTTTGCATCGGAAAGTAG
- a CDS encoding Set1 complex component swd1, whose product MNESLINPFTLSHPTAVQTSLFAGALFAKFDPTGRFIASGRLNGSAEIWDLETRAPIRWLDGHVKAITSIDWSRNSRYLLTSSKDWNVIIWDLSSTYDPPQRQKSLRFDVPVVSASFHPKNSQIVLVLLATGEAYVCDSRKQHRTRTELLEPLPDEVEEDEENAGHGTQRAGMTVARFDPSGKNIFVGTDNGYLLVFNTRTKIMIGRHKISGAGIMKGFDFTRSGRRLVTNSSDRTLRQFILPTYPSLPVDADLHNPPSFLDVELEPTHRFNDPINRTAWHAMCYSPDGDWLAGGAADPAGHKIYIWDISNDGAFASALDGGREPLTYLHWHPSRSSFASTTNQGSILIWHCPNPERWGAFAGGFEEVDENVEYEEREDEFDIEDEAVQFERKMKAEEEEVDIDTVVTGTQAAVVSKGTHSGNMGGAATPIGTGNGHTMDLDKLGSGMDEIIDIETSWAEEEPDLDIPGGWKMKVIMESSEDY is encoded by the exons ATGAACGAGTCTCTGATTA ACCCTTTTACGCTTTCGCATCCCACTGCAGTTCAAACATCCCTGTTTGCCGGGGCACTTTTCGCTAAATTCGACCCAACCGGGCGCTTCATCGCATCAGGACGTTTGAACGGTTCAGCTGAAATATGGGATCTCGAAACAAGAGCACCAATTAGGTGGTTAGATGGACACGTAAAAGCTATAACTAGCATTGA CTGGTCGAGAAATTCTCGATACCTTTTGACCTCTTCAAAAGATTGGAATGTCATTATTTGGGATCTTTCTTCCACCTATGATCCTCCTCAACGACAAAAATCCCTCCGATTTGACGTTCCAGTTGTTAGCGCCTCCTTTCATCCCAAAAATAG CCAAATCGTTTTAGTTTTGCTAGCAACCGGGGAAGCCTATGTTTGTGATTCGAGAAAACAGCACAGAACGCGTACTGAGCTGTTAGAGCCGCTCCCTGATGAagtagaagaagacgaagagaatGCTGGACATGGCACTCAACG CGCTGGGATGACAGTTGCCCGTTTTGACCCATCAGGTAAAAACATTTTTGTGGGTACTGATAATGGATACCTCCTTGTATTTAACACACGGACGAAAATT ATGATTGGACGGCACAAGATTTCTGGAGCAGGGATTATGAAGGGCTTTGATTTCACAAGATCTGGAAG ACGTTTGGTGACAAACTCATCGGACAGAACATTGCGACAGTTCATACTTCCTACATACCCTTCACTTCCTGTCGACGCCGATCTGCACAATCCGCCAAGTTTTTTAGATGTTGAATTGGAACCTACTCATAGATTCAACGACCCAATCAACAGAACAGCTTGGCATGCAATGTGCTACAGTCCTGACGGGGACTGGCTGGCTGGGG GGGCCGCTGATCCCGCCGGCCATAAAATATACATATGGGACATTTCGAATGACGGCGCTTTTGCCAGTGCCTTGGACGGAGGTCGCGAGCCACTGACTTACTTGCAT TGGCATCCATCAAGATCTTCATTCGCTTCTACCACTAATCAAGGAAGCATTCTCATTTGGCATTGTCCAAATCCAGAACGATGGGGTGCATTTGCTGGTGGttttgaagaggttgatgagaATGTGGAATACGAGGAACGTGAAGATGAATTCGACATT GAAGACGAAGCTGTCCAGTTCgaaaggaagatgaaggccgaagaagaggaagtggaTATTGACACTGTTGTGACTGGTACTCAAGCCGCGGTTGTTAGTAAGGGTACGCACAGCGGCAATATGGGTGGAGCTGCCACTCCAATCGGGACTGGAAATGGCCATACAATGGACTTGGATAAGCTTGGATCTGGGATGGATGAAATCATCGACATTGAAACGTCGTGGGCGGAGGAAGAGCCAGACTTGGATATTCCAGGTggatggaagatgaaggtgaTAATGGAGTCTTCGGAAGattattga
- a CDS encoding WD repeat-containing protein 89, which produces MAERHRLLLQSPQLTEKNTPRSTTRTSTSSGYILGLTSLSSFYAASASAPFNVIDIIDKSTLKHVQTLSGHEVGTTSVHTTLNMAGFAKEYLVSSGKDGSVKVWDERSNSHSIKMTNLGDRHGLLCCDVSPDGLTVVAGTELKGEDASILYWDPRQPATPVRTHSSTHSDDVTTVSFAGSRDPASNNNILLSGSSDGLICTSNADEDDEDEAVIQVGNWGCSVSQAGWIPGASSDAAGIWAASDMETFSTWKSDLDQLLSLDIRSPVLHQHRTWVTDYLITAHSSSTSSPKLGVFTGSNEGDIALLSNMNTSVPDAPWCLHKLWTHGHVGVVRALVWDEKNQTLVTGGEDGKINAWPIQPVDLDPGAKEEDNEDDSDDAMQVDPKPRKREYEADGDRKGKKARRHFNHLALSSVGSFFTSISSSKSSNEGNDSSSDGGSTGKDLDTTQQSTTLGLTDSCIAQTENDTTPHASDCHSLGQDYYWNHQFTTSPDNNVPFNGIHSSTKPPHKAHISTFLSESQHSFGGLSRMRHLFDRNDFCDFDGASNSITVTAMNSAPLASIAMFPSSVPSLDGSFFSTPSESYSIPQTHVRFGDSETPPLTPDLAGKNLGPLLEPSLSALCPSRFSSRFTILDASENIAAEDVEDGAIYTSPYLYEIKEGKKPERINDVDQDIGCDHNSESLVATEGPDEWYGMEYTLEMSSRERQPLELQSQSFSGGEHSRSRESWAAIRRGTVHPVYEDEDYHRWKNWHRYLDRQAERKRHKRGYEFKSRSKQLAWLYVDEIRTRDIMYWQKEVFGVVARDVKDRLQYLVELRPDPFFPPQKHDWSWCLKRSRSVACVQELKMKSNF; this is translated from the exons ATGGCTGAACGACATCGACTTCTGCTACAATCTCCACAATTGACGGAGAAAAATACCCCCCGATCTACTACTAGAACGTCCACATCATCGGGATATATTCTGGGATTAACATCTTTATCTTCTTTCTATGCTGCATCGGCCTCTGCTCCTTTCAATGTTATTGATATCATTGACAAATCCACATTAAAACACGTACAAACTCTATCTGGACATGAAGTCGGGACTACTTCAGTTCACACTACGTTGAATATGGCCGGATTCGCCAAAGAATACTTAGTTTCCTCTGGAAAGGACGGGAGTGTTAAAGTCTGGGACGAACGATCGAATTCACACAGTATCAAGA TGACCAACCTTGGAGACAGGCATGGCTTGCTTTGCTGCGATGTTTCTCCGGACGGATTAACAGTTGTTGCTGGAACCGAATTGAAGGGCGAAGATGCCTCAATTTTATACTG GGATCCACGTCAACCCGCGACTCCAGTGCGAACACACTCTTCAACTCACTCGGACGATGTTACCACCGTTTCTTTTGCCGGTTCCAGAGATCCCGCTTCAAATAACAACATTTTGCTTTCTGGCTCATCAGATGGTCTCATATGTACTTCAAATgccgatgaagatgatgaagacgaggcTGTCATCCAAGTAGGCAATTGGGGATGCAGTGTTTCGCAGGCTGGTTGGATACCCGGCGCCTCGTCTGACGCTGCTGGAATATGGGCAGCAAGTGATATGGAAACTTTCAGCACATGGAAAAGTGAT TTGGACCAACTTTTAAGCCTAGATATCCGTTCGCCAGTTCTCCATCAACATCGGACATGGGTCACAGACTACCTGATCACAGCCCACAGTTCAAGTACGTCAAGCCCCAAACTTGGTGTATTCACCGGCTCCAATGA AGGCGATATCGCTCTGTTATCAAACATGAACACCTCAGTTCCCGATGCCCCTTGGTGTTTACACAAACTCTGGACACATGGCCACGTCGGCGTTGTACGTGCCCTAGTATGGGACGAAAAG AACCAAACATTAGTAACCGGAGGAGAAGACGGTAAAATAAACGCCTGGCCTATTCAGCCAGTAGACTTGGACCCGGGTGCTAAGGAAGAGGACAATGAAGATGATTCCGATGATGCTATGCAGGTGGATCCGAAACCTCGCAAACGTGAATATGAGGCAGACGGGGATAGG AAAGGTAAAAAGGCCAGACGCCA TTTCAACCATCTCGCCCTGTCCTCTGTTGGGTCCTTCTTCACTAGTATATCCTCGTCGAAGTCGTCCAACGAGGGCAACGATTCTTCTTCAGACGGTGGTTCTACTGGAAAAGACCTCGATACAACCCAACAATCAACCACTCTGGGATTGACTGATAGTTGTATAGCGCAAACTGAGAATGATACTACACCTCATGCATCAGACTGTCATTCTCTTGGGCAAGACTATTACTGGAATCACCAATTCACAACATCTCCTGACAACAATGTGCCATTCAATGGCATACATTCTAGTACCAAACCACCTCATAAGGCGCATATATCCACATTTCTCTCAGAAAGTCAGCATTCATTTGGCGGTTTGTCTCGTATGCGACATCTCTTCGACAGAAATGACTTTTGCGACTTCGATGGTGCCTCTAATTCGATCACAGTGACTGCTATGAACTCTGCCCCACTGGCTTCAATTGCGATGTTTCCTTCTTCTGTGCCTTCGTTGGATGgatcttttttttctacGCCTTCAGAAAGCTACTCAATACCACAAACTCACGTCCGCTTTGGAGATTCGGAAACACCTCCTCTCACCCCTGATTTGGCTGGAAAAAATCTTGGCCCCCTACTGGAACCATCTTTATCTGCTTTATGTCCTTCCCGCTTCTCTTCAAGATTCACAATATTGGATGCATCGGAGAATATCGCTGctgaagatgttgaagatggCGCGATTTATACTAGTCCATATCTATATGAAATCAAAGAAGGCAAAAAACCGGAAAGGATTAAT GACGTGGACCAAGATATTGGCTGCGATCATAATTCCGAATCCTTAGTTGCGACTGAGGGCCCAGATGAATGGTATGGCATGGAGTACACCCTCGAGATGAGCTCTAGAGAACGACAACCTTTGGAATTGCAATCCCAGTCTTTTTCTGGCGGGGAACATTCTAGG AGTCGTGAGTCTTGGGCGGCCATTCGCCGGGGCACGGTCCATCCAGTttacgaggatgaagactaTCACCGGTGGAAAAATTGGCATCGATACCTGGATCGACaagcagagagaaaaaggcATAAAAGAGGCTATGAATTCAAATCTCGTTCCAAGCAATTAGCGTGGTTATATGTCGATGAGATTCGAACGAGAGATATCATGTATTGGCAGAAG GAAGTATTTGGAGTCGTGGCGCGAGATGTTAAAGATCGGTTACAGTATCTTGTTGAACTCCGCCCA GACCCTTTTTTTCCACCTCAGAAACATGACTGGTCGTGGTGTCTTAAACGCTCGAGATCTGTCGCCTGTGTGCAAGAACTGAAAATGAAGTCCAACTTTTGA